Proteins co-encoded in one Aspergillus luchuensis IFO 4308 DNA, chromosome 6, nearly complete sequence genomic window:
- a CDS encoding uncharacterized protein (COG:S;~EggNog:ENOG410PVG5;~InterPro:IPR036864,IPR040331,IPR007219,IPR001138;~PFAM:PF00172,PF04082;~antiSMASH:Cluster_6.4;~go_function: GO:0000981 - DNA-binding transcription factor activity, RNA polymerase II-specific [Evidence IEA];~go_function: GO:0003677 - DNA binding [Evidence IEA];~go_function: GO:0003700 - DNA-binding transcription factor activity [Evidence IEA];~go_function: GO:0008270 - zinc ion binding [Evidence IEA];~go_process: GO:0006351 - transcription, DNA-templated [Evidence IEA];~go_process: GO:0006355 - regulation of transcription, DNA-templated [Evidence IEA]) yields the protein MSTISKRKRARKACNPCHQRKRRCDNQYPCGMCTTYDYSCRYDDDATGTVGDSVDDPPHAKRISVDGRSRLANRPHVEQGHREAKANSSSTKSPATVTSTPPGLFDEQKFRYTGASAAMAFPHVLGVNLGGDSPPRLRSCAYNFGNRPDEASNPHSFLGDLISEQDLSHYAGVYFTVMNPIGDILDPRLFADRCHQYYDGGYSTDITFAAVAAGVACLGSFLSSDRHPRETDLVLYAKAILDDPASMRTLNIDHIIAWDMRAFYLRATSRPKIAWIASCTVMHLCETVGLHDEASIKKIASKAGAAALGLDADRLRRIFWASWAAHNMLSYEQDCSAVHFRSVTCQSFIPTPGSVADQFVRLVQCTPAPNSPFRLYSEPADLNEELFERLRAVTELKVTHPFLVVTAADIAFCFYRRLYQAQALPSAEFISLIIDCGNAGLKAAEQLANEGHLFWNVLGSVFQYACVLLAIDSPIASAHLGTVFKRLENLVKAADTTLTREALSIARHLLSLKTAKKRKELAELEAVEAGFQSGLTPPEPEANASMPDISWELYWDQFFLEPYLPMFSGEIQL from the coding sequence ATGTCGACAATTTCCAAGCGTAAGCGTGCGAGGAAGGCCTGCAATCCATGCCACCAGCGGAAGCGGAGATGTGACAACCAATATCCCTGCGGCATGTGCACCACATACGACTATAGCTGCAGATATGATGACGACGCGACGGGTACTGTGGGCGATAGCGTGGATGACCCGCCCCATGCTAAGCGTATCAGCGTTGATGGAAGAAGTCGTTTGGCCAACCGGCCTCACGTAGAGCAAGGGCACCGCGAAGCCAAGGCCAATAGCTCGTCGACGAAGAGTCCCGCCACCGTAACCAGCACACCACCTGGTCTCTTCGACGAACAGAAGTTCAGATATACGGGAGCATCGGCGGCTATGGCTTTTCCACATGTTCTGGGTGTTAATCTCGGTGGTGACAGTCCTCCGAGATTACGGTCATGCGCCTACAACTTTGGTAACCGACCAGACGAGGCTTCAAACCCTCATAGCTTTCTCGGGGATCTGATATCTGAGCAGGACCTCAGCCACTATGCGGGTGTGTATTTCACTGTCATGAACCCGATCGGCGACATCCTGGACCCCAGATTATTTGCCGATCGGTGTCATCAGTACTACGATGGCGGTTATAGTACAGATATTACATTcgctgctgtggctgctggcgTAGCCTGCCTCGggtcctttctctcctccgaTAGACATCCACGGGAGACTGACCTGGTGCTGTACGCCAAAGCAATTCTCGATGATCCAGCGTCCATGCGCACGCTAAACATTGATCACATCATCGCATGGGACATGCGTGCCTTCTATCTTCGCGCGACAAGTCGCCCCAAAATTGCCTGGATTGCCTCCTGCACTGTCATGCACCTGTGTGAAACAGTGGGGTTGCACGACGAAGCGAGCATCAAGAAGATAGCTTCCAAGGCTGGCGCTGCTGCCCTTGGGCTTGATGCTGACCGGCTCCGAAGAATATTTTGGGCCTCGTGGGCTGCACACAATATGCTGTCGTATGAGCAAGACTGTTCTGCTGTACACTTTCGCTCTGTGACATGTCAGTCTTTCATCCCAACACCGGGGTCTGTTGCCGACCAGTTCGTCCGATTAGTCCAATGTACCCCTGCACCAAACTCCCCCTTTCGTCTCTACTCGGAGCCCGCGGACCTGAACGAGGAACTATTTGAACGTCTAAGAGCAGTGACCGAACTCAAAGTAACCCATCCATTCCTAGTGGTGACCGCGGCAGACATCGCCTTTTGCTTTTATCGCCGCTTGTACCAGGCCCAGGCGTTGCCATCGGCCGAATTCATCAGTCTCATCATTGATTGTGGCAATGCAGGATTGAAGGCGGCTGAGCAGCTCGCTAACGAAGGTCATCTATTCTGGAATGTCCTCGGCAGCGTCTTCCAATATGCTTGTGTTCTGTTGGCGATTGACAGTCCGATCGCCTCTGCTCATCTCGGCACTGTCTTCAAGCGGTTAGAGAACTTAGTCAAGGCGGCCGATACAACACTGACGCGCGAGGCATTGTCAATAGCACGACATCTACTCAGCCTCAAAACGGCTAAAAAGCGCAAGGAGCTGGCTGAGCTGGAAGCGGTTGAGGCAGGCTTTCAATCTGGTCTGACACCGCCAGAACCAGAGGCCAACGCCTCTATGCCCGACATAAGCTGGGAGCTGTACTGGGATCAGTTCTTTCTCGAGCCGTATCTGCCGATGTTCAGTGGTGAGATACAGCTATAG